One window of the Equus quagga isolate Etosha38 unplaced genomic scaffold, UCLA_HA_Equagga_1.0 203_RagTag, whole genome shotgun sequence genome contains the following:
- the LOC124233479 gene encoding m-AAA protease-interacting protein 1, mitochondrial-like, giving the protein MALAVRLLPRLLLSRPVPGGAARPRPPGAAGLCCCCRRLLGSGAAPSPRGPGAPAAWALSARRPRPPPLWAQGRAAALSVLPACPGRSYSTEERPQPRQKTKMIVLGFSNPINWVRTRIYAFLIWAYFDREFSIAEFSEGAKQAFAHVSKLLSQCKFDLLEEFVAKEVLHVLKEKVTSLPDNHKNALAADIDEIVYTSTGDISIYYDEKGRKFVNILMCFWYLTSASIPSETISGASVFQVKLGDQNVETKQLLSASYEFQREFTQGVKPDWTIARIEHPKLLE; this is encoded by the exons ATGGCGCTCGCCGTTCGGCTGCTGCCCCGGTTGCTGCTCTCTCGGCCTGTGCCCGGCGGGGCGGCCCGACCCCGGCCTCCGGGTGCGGCTGGACTTTGCTGCTGCTGCCGTCGCCTCCTGGGCTCGGGCGCGGCCCCGTCTCCTCGCGGCCCTGGGGCCCCGGCGGCCTGGGCGCTGTCTGCCCGGCGACCCCGGCCTCCCCCGCTCTGGGCTCAGGGACGCGCCGCGGCGCTCTCCGTGCTCCCCGCGTGCCCCGGGCGCAGCTACAGCACCGAGGAGCGGCCGCAGCCGCGCCAGAAGACCAAGATGATCGTCCTGGGCTTCTCCAACCCCATCAATTGGGTGCGGACTCGAATTTACGCCTTCCTTATCTGGGCCTATTTCGACCGGGAGTTCAGCATCGCAGAGTTCTCGGAGGGAGCGAAGCAG gcttttgctCATGTGTCCAAGTTGCTGTCACAATGTAAATTCGATCTATTGGAAGAATTTGTGGCCAAAGAG GTGCTAcatgtgttgaaagaaaaggtGACGTCCCTACCTGACAACCATAAGAATGCCCTTGCTGCTGACATCGATGAAATCGTGTACACGTCCACAGGAGACATCTCCATCTACTACGATGAGAAAG GAAGGAAGTTTGTTAACATCCTGATGTGCTTTTGGTATCTAACCAGTGCCAGCATCCCCAGTGAAACGATAAGTGGAGCCAGTGTGTTCCAGGTTAAGTTGGGGGATCAGAACGTGGAAACTAAACAACTTCTTAGTGCAAGCTACGA
- the LOC124233478 gene encoding tRNA wybutosine-synthesizing protein 5 isoform X2, with protein sequence MAGPRLPVPRLAGVSQEQFMQQFYPQRKPLVLEGIDLGECTSKWTVDYLSQVGGRKEVKIHVAAVAQMDFISKNFVYRTLPFDKLIQRAAEEKHKEFFISEDEKYYLRSLGEDPRKDVADIRKQFPLLEGDIKFPKFFKDEQFFSSVFRISSPGLQLWTHYDVMDNVLIQVTGKKRVVLFSPRDAQYLYLSGTKSEVLNIDNPDSDKYPLFSKARRHECSLKAGDVLFIPGIANKAAVNVTEKSYTSVITSLNMENWVEGAS encoded by the exons ATGGCCGGGCCGCGCCTCCCGGTGCCTCGGCTCGCCGGCGTTTCGCAGGAGCAGTTCATGCAGCAGTTCTACCCGCAG AGAAAACCTCTAGTGTTGGAAGGAATTGATTTGGGGGAATGTACAAGCAAATGGACAGTGGATTACCTAAGTCAAgttggagggaggaaagaagtgaaGATTCATGTTGCTGCAGTTGCCCAGATGGACTTCATTAGTAAGAACTTTGTATATAG aACTTTACCTTTTGACAAGTTGATTCAGAGGGCAGCtgaagaaaagcataaagaattcTTCATTTCAGAG GATGAGAAGTACTACTTACGGTCGCTTGGGGAAGACCCTAGAAAG GATGTTGCAGATATCAGAAAGCAGTTTCCTTTATTGGAAGGAGATATTAAGTTTCCAAAATTCTTCAAAGATGAGCAGTTCTTTTCCAGTGTTTTTCGAATTAGCTCACCAGGATTACAGCTTTGGACCCACTATGAT GTAATGGATAATGTCTTAATACAAGTGACAGGAAAAAAGCGTGTTGTACTCTTCAGTCCTCGAGATGCCCAGTATTTATATTTATCag GTACTAAATCAGAAGTACTGAATATAGATAACCCAGACTCAGATAAATACCCGCTGTTCTCCAAGGCTAGAAGGCATGAATGCTCCCTTAAAGCTGGAGATGTATTATTCATTCCTG GTATTGCAAACAAAGCTGCAGTGAATGTTACAGAAAAATCTTATACATCTGTGATTACATCCTTAAATATGGAAAACTGGGTGGAAGGAGCTTCGTGA
- the LOC124233478 gene encoding tRNA wybutosine-synthesizing protein 5 isoform X1, with product MAGPRLPVPRLAGVSQEQFMQQFYPQRKPLVLEGIDLGECTSKWTVDYLSQVGGRKEVKIHVAAVAQMDFISKNFVYRTLPFDKLIQRAAEEKHKEFFISEDEKYYLRSLGEDPRKDVADIRKQFPLLEGDIKFPKFFKDEQFFSSVFRISSPGLQLWTHYDVMDNVLIQVTGKKRVVLFSPRDAQYLYLSGTKSEVLNIDNPDSDKYPLFSKARRHECSLKAGDVLFIPALWFHNVISEEFGVGVNVFWRHLPSECYDKTDTYGNKDPTAASRAAQILDRALKTLAELPEEYRDFYARRMVLHIQDKAYSKNFE from the exons ATGGCCGGGCCGCGCCTCCCGGTGCCTCGGCTCGCCGGCGTTTCGCAGGAGCAGTTCATGCAGCAGTTCTACCCGCAG AGAAAACCTCTAGTGTTGGAAGGAATTGATTTGGGGGAATGTACAAGCAAATGGACAGTGGATTACCTAAGTCAAgttggagggaggaaagaagtgaaGATTCATGTTGCTGCAGTTGCCCAGATGGACTTCATTAGTAAGAACTTTGTATATAG aACTTTACCTTTTGACAAGTTGATTCAGAGGGCAGCtgaagaaaagcataaagaattcTTCATTTCAGAG GATGAGAAGTACTACTTACGGTCGCTTGGGGAAGACCCTAGAAAG GATGTTGCAGATATCAGAAAGCAGTTTCCTTTATTGGAAGGAGATATTAAGTTTCCAAAATTCTTCAAAGATGAGCAGTTCTTTTCCAGTGTTTTTCGAATTAGCTCACCAGGATTACAGCTTTGGACCCACTATGAT GTAATGGATAATGTCTTAATACAAGTGACAGGAAAAAAGCGTGTTGTACTCTTCAGTCCTCGAGATGCCCAGTATTTATATTTATCag GTACTAAATCAGAAGTACTGAATATAGATAACCCAGACTCAGATAAATACCCGCTGTTCTCCAAGGCTAGAAGGCATGAATGCTCCCTTAAAGCTGGAGATGTATTATTCATTCCTG CTTTATGGTTCCATAATGTAATTTCTGAAGAGTTTGGAGTGGGAGTGAATGTCTTTTGGAGGCACCTTCCGTCTGAATGCTATGATAAAACAGATACCTATGGAAACAAAGATCCTACAGCAGCATCAAGAGCTGCACAAATTTTGGATAGAGCCTTAAAAACACTGGCTGAATTACCAGAGGAATACAGGGACTTTTATGCACGGCGAATGGTCTTACACATTCAAGACAAAGCCTATAGCAAGAACTTTGAGTAA
- the LOC124233477 gene encoding mitochondrial protein C2orf69 — MWGFRLLRSPPLLLLLPQLGIGIAASGSQAAAMNPGGSSGARCAPPAEGRRQSCLQLPAVPGADPQRSNELLLLAAAAEGPERRDLPADRAKEEPQPPPQHHVLYFPGDVQNYHEIMTRHPENYQWENWSLENVATVLAHRFPSSYIWVIKCSRMHLHKFSCYDNFVKSNMFGAPEHNTDFGAFKHLYALLVNAFNLSQNSLLSKKNVKDLNKDSKASNCRSSSSHTTNGCQGEKERTCEKFDESAVSFYPPSLNGASFTLIGFSKGCVVLNQLLFELKEAKKDKNIDAFIKSIRTMYWLDGGHSGGSNTWVTYPEVLKEFAQTGIIVHTHVTPYQVRDPMRSWIGKEHKKFVQILGDFGMQVTSKIHFAKEAPSIENHFRVHEVF, encoded by the exons ATGTGGGGGTTCAGGCTGCTGCGGTCGCCGccgctgctgctcctgctgccgcAGCTCGGAATCGGAATCGCCGCGTCCGGCTCTCAGGCCGCAGCCATGAACCCGGGCGGCAGCAGCGGTGCGCGATGCGCGCCCCCGGCCGAGGGGCGCCGGCAGTCCTGCCTGCAGCTGCCCGCGGTGCCGGGAGCCGACCCGCAGCGCAGCAACGAGCTGCTCctgctggcggcggcggcggagggaCCGGAGCGGCGGGACCTCCCTGCCGACCGGGCGAAGGAGGAGCCGCAGCCGCCGCCCCAGCACCACGTTCTCTATTTCCCCGGGGATGTGCAG AATTACCATGAAATTATGACTCGTCATCCTGAGAATTATCAGTGGGAAAACTGGAGTCTAGAAAATGTTGCCACCGTCTTAGCCCACCGATTCCCCAGTAGCTATATTTGGGTGATAAAGTGTTCTCGGATGCATTTGCACAAATTCAGCTGCTATGACAATTTTGTGAAAAGCAATATGTTTGGTGCTCCAGAACACAATACTGACTTTGGAGCTTTTAAGCACCTTTATGCATTATTAGTTAATGCTTTTAACTTGAGTCAGAACAGTTTGTTGTCAAAGAAGAATGTGAAAGATTTGAATAAGGACTCCAAAGCATCTAATTGTAGATCCAGTTCTTCTCATACTACTAATGGTTgccagggagaaaaagagaggacctGTGAAAAATTTGATGAGTCTGCCGTGAGTTTTTATCCACCATCACTAAATGGTGCATCTTTTACTTTGATTGGATTCAGTAAAGGTTGTGTTGTTTTGAATCAGTTGCTTTTTGAATTGAAAGAAGCCAAGAAAGACAAGAACATAGATGCTTTTATCAAAAGCATAAGAACAATGTACTGGCTGGATGGTGGTCATTCTGGAGGAAGCAATACTTGGGTTACTTATCCAGAAGTCTTGAAAGAATTTGCGCAAACAGGGATTATTGTTCACACCCATGTAACACCTTACCAAGTACGTGATCCAATGAGATCTTGGATTGGAAAGGAGCACAAGAAATTTGTTCAGATACTTGGAGATTTTGGTATGCAGGTAACTAGCAAAATTCATTTTGCAAAGGAAGCTCCTTCCATAGAGAATCACTTCAGGGTTCATGAAGTATTTTGA